A window of Citrus sinensis cultivar Valencia sweet orange chromosome 7, DVS_A1.0, whole genome shotgun sequence contains these coding sequences:
- the LOC102610569 gene encoding ATP-dependent RNA helicase DEAH11, chloroplastic-like — translation MKKSFRHSPARKSLPNWTHYHQHNRPKIPPNQKRHSPSATSPPLPCPNFIIQLRSSTPAISGQELKALLSKLSLSCEHVAVSPSGPLIASLYFNQWVDTLNAMVGLWESRLNGAHCLNLKLIPHVVVPSDADELEERLRNLFVDHVKGLMEGELVNKWLKMKDDKCDEIANVSNRLGSRNSYAVFCELNERKKGLFKEREMIMRRVREFKNGMHCVLKYLDDPQNVAKKESYDANVDVFRFEDCQRFDWSRIQAFIVRECKRLEDGLPIYMYRQDILRRIYGEQILVLIGETGCGKSTQLVQFLADSGIAAEQSIVCTQPRKIAAISLAQRVREESRGCYEDDSVICYPSFSSAQHFDSKVIYMTDHCLLQHFMNDRDLSRISCIIVDEAHERSLNTDLLLALVKDLLCRRFDLRLVIMSATADAHQLSKYFYDCGISHVVGRNFPVDVRYVPCATAGTSAVASYVSDVVRMVGEVHTTEKEGTILAFLTSKMEVEWACEKFDAPSAVALPFHGQLSFDEQFCVFKSYPGRRKVIFATNVAETSLTIPGVKFVIDSGMVKESYFEPGTGMNVLRVCRVSQSSANQRAGRAGRTEPGRCYRLYSKSDFETRPLNQEPEIHRVHLGIAVLRILALGIRDVQGFDFVDAPSAKAIEMAIRNLVQLGAIKLNNGVFELTEEGKFLVKLGIEPRLGKLILSCFRRRLGREGLVLAAVMANASSIFCRVGSDDEKIKADCLKVQFCHRNGDLFTLLSVYKEWDSLPREERNKWCWENSVNAKSLRRCQDTIKELETCLERELAIIIPSYWLWNPHKYTEYDKWLKEIILCALAENVAMFSGYDQLGYEVATTGQHVQLHPSCSLLIFGQKPTWVVFGELLSVNNQYLVCVTAFDFDSLSTLCPSPLFDVSMMERQKLHVRVITGFGSILLKKFCGKSNSNVLSLVSRLRSTFMDERIGIEVNVDQNQILLFASSQDIEEVLGLVSDVLEYEKKWLHNECIEKCLYQGAGVSPSVALFGAGAEIKHLELERRFLTVDVYHSNANILDDKELLMFLEKNASGSICSIHKFAVGQDSDEKDKWGRVTFLTPDTAGKATELNGVEYNGSLLKVVPSRATLGGDNKMYTFPAVKAKVYWPRRLSKGFAVVKCDATDVEFLVKDFFDLAIGGRYVRCEIGRRSMDAVVISGLDKELSEDEILGELRKVTTRRIRDLFLVRGDAVECPQFDAFEEALLREISRFMPKRNSHANCCRVQVFPPEPKDAFMKAFITFDGRLHLEAAKALEQLEGKVLPGCGPWQKMKCQQLFHSSLSCPASVYSVIKEELNSLLATLNRVNGAECVVERNYNGSYRVRISSNATKTVADLRRPVEELMRGRTVNHASLTPTILQHLFTRDGINLRKSLQQETRTFILFDRHTLSVKIFGALDNIAEAQQKLIQSLLTYHESKQLEIHLRGGVLPPDLMKEVVRRFGPDLQGLKEKVPGAEFSLNTRRHVISVHGDRELKQKVEEIINEIAQTSDGSAERLHSEASCPICLCELEESYTLEGCTHLFCRSCLVEQCESAIKNMDSFPIRCAHSGCKALILLTDLRSLLSNEKFEELFRASLGAYVASSGGTYRFCPSPDCPSVYRVAEPGTAGEPFFCGACYAETCTMCHLEHHPYLSCEKYREFKEDPDSSLKEWCKGKEHVKTCPICGYTIEKIEGCNHIECRCGRHICWVCLDIFNSANDCYGHLRSKHMSFI, via the exons ATGAAGAAATCGTTTCGTCACAGTCCGGCGCGAAAGTCGCTGCCAAATTGGACACACTACCACCAGCACAACAGACCCAAAATCCCGCCGAACCAAAAACGCCACTCCCCTTCCGCCACGTCACCACCCCTCCCCTGCCCCAACTTCATAATCCAACTCCGTTCCTCCACGCCAGCTATTTCCGGACAGGAACTCAAAGCCTTACTCAGCAAACTCAGCTTGTCTTGCGAACACGTCGCCGTTTCCCCCTCCGGACCTTTAATCGCCTCCCTTTATTTTAACCAATGGGTGGACACTCTCAACGCCATGGTCGGTCTGTGGGAGTCCCGGCTGAATGGGGCCCACTGCTTGAATTTGAAACTGATTCCCCACGTGGTTGTCCCTTCGGACGCGGACGAGCTTGAAGAGAGGCTGAGGAATTTATTTGTCGATCATGTGAAGGGTTTGATGGAAGGCGAGTTGGTCAACAAGTGGCTGAAGATGAAGGACGATAAATGCGACGAAATTGCCAATGTTTCGAACAGGTTGGGAAGTAGGAATAGTTATGCTGTTTTCTGCGAGTTGAATGAGAGGAAGAAGGGGTTGTTTAAAGAGAGGGAGATGATTATGAGACGAGTGAGGGAGTTTAAGAATGGTATGCACTGTGTTTTGAAGTATCTCGATGATCCTCAGAATGTTGCGAAAAAGGAGTCCTATGATGCCAATGTCGATGTGTTTAGATTTGAAGACTGCCAGCGCTTTGATTGGTCCAGGATACAGGCCTTCATTGTCAGAGAGTGTAAGAGGCTTGAGGATGGCTTGCCTATCTACATGTACCGCCAAGATATTTTGAGGAGAATTTATGGGGAACAG ATATTGGTATTGATTGGAGAGACTGGTTGTGGAAAGAGTACGCAATTGGTTCAGTTTCTTGCTGATTCAGGAATTGCTGCGGAGCAATCGATTGTATGTACTCAGCCTCGGAAGATTGCTGCAATCTCTTTGGCACAGAGGGTCAGAGAAGAAAGTAGAGGGTGTTACGAAGATGATTCAGTCATATGTTATCCCTCATTTTCTTCTGCTCAGCACTTTGATTCCAAGGTAATATATATGACAGACCATTGTTTACTGCAGCATTTCATGAATGATAGGGATTTGTCTCGGATTTCATGCATCATTGTTGACGAGGCTCATGAAAGAAGCTTGAACACTGATCTTCTCTTGGCATTGGTTAAAGATTTACTTTGTAGGAGGTTTGATTTAAGGCTTGTGATAATGTCAGCTACAGCAGATGCACACCAGCTCTCCAAATACTTTTATGACTGTGGAATCTCTCATGTGGTGGGAAGGAACTTTCCGGTGGATGTCAGATATGTTCCTTGTGCCACTGCAGGAACTTCTGCTGTGGCTTCGTATGTTTCTGATGTTGTAAGGATGGTGGGGGAGGTTCACACAACTGAGAAAGAAGGAACAATTCTTGCTTTCTTAACTTCTAAGATGGAAGTAGAATGGGCTTGTGAGAAGTTTGATGCTCCTTCTGCAGTTGCATTGCCTTTCCACGGACAGCTTTCATTTGATGAGCAATTTTGTGTTTTCAAAAGCTACCCTGGGAGAAGAAAAGTTATATTTGCCACAAATGTGGCTGAGACTTCGCTTACAATTCCTGGGGTCAAGTTTGTGATTGATTCTGGCATGGTCAAAGAGAGTTACTTTGAACCTGGCACTGGTATGAATGTTCTCAGAGTTTGCCGTGTTAGTCAGAGTTCTGCTAATCAACGAGCTGGACGTGCCGGGAGAACAGAACCTGGAAGATGTTATAGACTTTATAGCAAAAGCGATTTTGAAACCAGGCCTCTCAATCAGGAGCCTGAGATACACAGAGTTCATCTTGGTATTGCAGTTTTGAGGATACTTGCCTTGGGAATCAGGGACGTGCagggatttgattttgttgatgcTCCTAGTGCAAAAGCCATTGAGATGGCCATTAGGAATCTTGTTCAATTAGGAGCCATTAAGCTGAACAATGGTGTATTTGAATTAACTGAGGAAGGTAAATTCTTGGTTAAATTGGGTATCGAGCCTCGTcttggtaaattgattctcaGTTGCTTTCGTCGTCGATTGGGAAGAGAGGGCCTTGTTCTTGCTGCTGTAATGGCAAATGCTAGTAGCATATTTTGCAGAGTTGGCAGTGATGACGAGAAAATAAAAGCTGATTGCCTTAAGGTACAATTTTGCCATCGCAATGGTGACCTCTTTACACTGCTCTCTGTGTACAAGGAATGGGATTCTCTTCCTCGAGAGGAGAGAAATAAATGGTGTTGGGAAAACAGCGTAAATGCCAAATCCTTGCGAAGATGTCAAGATACAATCAAGGAGTTGGAAACTTGCCTCGAAAGGGAACTTGCTATTATTATTCCAAGTTACTGGCTCTGGAATCCGCATAAATACACTGAATATGATAAATGGTTGAAGGAGATCATACTCTGTGCCCTTGCTGAAAATGTAGCTATGTTCTCTGGGTATGATCAGCTTGGTTATGAAGTGGCAACGACTGGGCAACATGTTCAGCTTCATCCTTCATGTTCATTGTTAATATTTGGTCAGAAACCAACTTGGGTCGTTTTTGGTGAACTTCTATCTGTAAATAATCAATATCTGGTCTGCGTTACGGCCTTTGACTTTGATAGTTtgtcaactctttgtccttcTCCCTTGTTTGATGTGTCCATGATGGAAAGACAGAAGTTGCACGTAAGGGTGATAACAGGTTTTGGAAGTATCCTCCTAAAGAAGTTCTGTGGGAAGTCAAACAGCAATGTTCTTTCTCTTGTATCACGTCTTCGGAGTACCTTTATGGATGAAAGAATTGGTATTGAGGTCAATGTTGATCAGAATCAgattcttttatttgcttcTTCACAGGACATCGAAGAGGTTCTTGGTCTTGTAAGTGATGTTCTGGAGTACGAAAAAAAATGGTTGCATAATGAATGCATAGAGAAATGCTTATATCAAGGAGCTGGTGTGTCACCATCCGTCGCACTGTTTGGAGCTGGTGCTGAGATCAAGCATTTAGAGCTGGAAAGGAGATTTTTGACTGTTGATGTCTATCATTCAAATGCAAATATCTTGGATGATAAGGAGCTTTTGATGTTTCTTGAGAAAAATGCCTCTGGTAGTATTTGTTCTATCCACAAGTTTGCAGTTGGGCAAGACAGTGATGAAAAGGACAAGTGGGGCAGGGTAACATTTCTTACACCTGATACTGCTGGAAAAGCTACTGAGCTAAATGGAGTTGAATATAATGGTTCTCTGCTGAAGGTAGTTCCTTCACGGGCAACTCTTGGAGGTGACAATAAAATGTATACTTTCCCTGCAGTTAAAGCAAAAGTTTATTGGCCTCGTAGGCTTAGTAAGGGGTTTGCAGTTGTAAAGTGTGATGCAACCGATGTTGAATTTCTGGTTAAGGATTTTTTTGACCTGGCAATAGGAGGAAGGTATGTTCGGTGCGAAATTGGTAGAAGGTCAATGGATGCTGTGGTGATAAGTGGACTGGATAAAGAGCTTTCTGAAGATGAAATTTTAGGGGAATTGAGGAAAGTTACTACGAGGAGAATTCGTGATCTTTTCCTGGTAAGAGGAGATGCTGTAGAATGTCCACAATTTGATGCTTTTGAAGAAGCACTCCTGAGAGAGATATCTCGCTTTATGCCAAAGAGGAATTCCCATGCTAATTGTTGCCGAGTCCAAGTTTTCCCACCTGAACCCAAGGATGCTTTCATGAAGGCTTTTATCACCTTTGATGGAAGATTACACTTGGAGGCAGCAAAAGCTTTGGAACAATTGGAAGGGAAAGTATTGCCTGGATGTGGACCATGGCAGAAAATGAAGTGCCAGCAGTTGTTTCACAGCTCTTTATCTTGTCCTGCTTCTGTCTATTCTGTGATCAAGGAGGAACTGAATTCTTTACTTGCAACACTCAACCGTGTGAATG GTGCTGAATGCGTGGTGGAAAGGAATTATAATGGTTCTTATCGAGTGAGAATATCATCCAATGCTACTAAAACTGTGGCAGACCTGAGAAGACCTGTGGAAGAACTTATGAGAGGGAGGACTGTAAACCACGCCAGCCTAACTCCAACAATTTTACAGCATTTGTTCACAAGAGATGGCATCAATCTGAGGAAGTCACTACAGCAAGAAACGAGAACTTTCATTCTCTTTGATAGGCATACTCTTAGTGTAAAGATCTTTGGTGCTCTGGATAATATTGCCGAGGCCCAGCAGAAATTGATTCAATCTCTTCTGACCTACCATGAAAGCAAGCAACTGGAAATCCATCTCCGAGGTGGAGTTCTGCCTCCTGACCtgatgaaagaagttgttagaaggTTTGGGCCAGACCTTCAAGGTCTGAAAGAGAAGGTACCTGGGGCTGAGTTTTCACTTAACACTCGACGCCATGTCATTTCTGTTCATGGAGACAGAGAGTTGAAGCAAAAAGTGGAAGagataattaatgaaattgcCCAGACGAGTGATGGCTCAGCTGAGAGACTCCATAGTGAGGCTTCTTGCCCTATTTGCTTGTGCGAACTTGAAGAGAGTTATACACTTGAAGGCTGTACGCATTTGTTTTGTCGGTCGTGCCTGGTGGAGCAGTGTGAGTCTGCAATAAAAAACATGGATAGTTTCCCAATACGGTGTGCTCACAGCGGTTGTAAAGCTCTTATTTTGCTGACAGATTTGAGGTCTCTATTGTCTAATGAGAAGTTTGAGGAACTCTTTAGGGCTTCCCTGGGGGCGTATGTGGCATCCAGTGGGGGCACCTACAGATTTTGTCCATCGCCGGATTGCCCTTCAGTTTATAGAGTTGCAGAACCTGGGACAGCCGGCGAGCCATTCTTTTGTGGAGCTTGTTATGCTGAGACTTGTACAATGTGCCACTTGGAGCACCATCCTTACCTGTCATGTGAAAAGTATAGAGAGTTCAAGGAGGATCCAGATTCATCCCTGAAGGAGTGGTGCAAAGGAAAAGAACATGTCAAGACCTGCCCAATTTGTGGATATACAATTGAGAAAATAGAAGGGTGTAACCATATCGAGTGTAGGTGTGGGAGGCACATTTGCTGGGTCTGTTTAGATATCTTTAATAGCGCGAATGACTGCTATGGGCATTTGAGGTCCAAACACATGTCCTTtatatga
- the LOC102607586 gene encoding transcription factor bHLH94, with product MALEAVVFQQDPFSYGFKDLGETSDPWSCGFGLEEGAAHSESLLQNGGLGLMTQKMAKTNSSTCGGGGECFFTGESRPREAPLACHQRKRRRTRSVKNIEEVESQRMTHIFVERNRRKQMKNYLSVLRSLMPPSYVQRGDQASIVGGAINYVKELEQLVQTLEAHKRIHILQQSDDHDHDDAGFSTSIFSNFFSFPQYSDFRPNDSRESSSTAPKKPSGPVADIEVTMAESNANIKILSTRYPKQLFKMVTGFHSLGLHVLHLNVATFDNQVLYTFSVKVEEGCHLRSMNEVAAAVYDMMGRVQGEAAFK from the exons atggcTCTTGAAGCAGTGGTTTTCCAGCAAGACCCCTTTAGCTATGGGTTCAAGGACTTGGGAGAAACTAGTGATCCATGGAGTTGTGGCTTTGGTCTTGAAGAAGGAGCAGCCCATTCTGAAAGCCTTCTCCAAAATGGAGGCTTAGGTTTAATGACGCAGAAGATGGCCAAGACCAACTCTTCCACTTGCGGCGGTGGAGGCGAATGCTTCTTCACCGGAGAATCCCGTCCCCGGGAGGCTCCGTTGGCATGCCATCAGCGAAAGAGACGACGTACAAGAAGTGTCAAGAACATAGAAGAAGTTGAGAGCCAGAGGATGACTCACATATTTGTCGAACGCAACAGAAGAAAGCAAATGAAGAATTATCTTTCAGTGCTTCGCTCTCTTATGCCACCCTCTTATGTCCAAAGG GGAGACCAAGCATCAATTGTAGGGGGAGCTATTAACTACGTGAAGGAGCTAGAGCAACTGGTGCAAACCCTTGAAGCTCACAAGCGAATCCACATATTACAACAATCAGATGATCACGATCATGATGATGCCGGTTTCTCAACCTCTATCTTCTCCAACTTCTTTTCATTTCCTCAGTATTCAGATTTTCGGCCGAACGACTCGAGAGAATCATCATCAACGGCGCCCAAGAAGCCTTCGGGGCCTGTTGCTGATATTGAGGTAACAATGGCGGAAAGCAATGCAAACATTAAAATTCTCTCAACAAGATACCCAAAACAGCTCTTCAAGATGGTCACGGGCTTCCACTCTCTGGGGCTTCATGTTCTTCATCTTAATGTCGCAACTTTTGACAATCAAGTTCTCTACACTTTCAGTGTAAAG GTGGAAGAAGGTTGCCATCTGCGTTCAATGAATGAGGTTGCAGCTGCTGTGTATGACATGATGGGTCGAGTTCAAGGAGAAGCTGCTTTCAAGTGA
- the LOC107175237 gene encoding uncharacterized protein LOC107175237, translating to MAAGAKWGPSSAGVIENDTVMGRLLFQKSGAIDFMQNCDLPPPLKVFSGPGGTVISSMNRVCGIKQDRQHVDGDDDFNITNNYEFDVYCRSGEHERQKLELLKALRLSQTRAREAEKRAASLAEERDFISKAMFQDSLRLLAYRHWTRLLEFQVSKLHSQSQQNHGGDDDRGGDDGIEASSWFMALAFCLGIMGVVFSAYFF from the coding sequence ATGGCTGCTGGTGCTAAATGGGGACCATCATCAGCTGGTGTGATTGAGAATGATACGGTGATGGGTCGTttgctttttcaaaaatccggTGCTATTGATTTCATGCAGAATTGTGATCTGCCTCCCCCTTTGAAGGTCTTTTCCGGCCCCGGCGGGACCGTCATCTCCTCCATGAATCGGGTTTGCGGCATCAAACAAGATCGACAACACGtcgatggtgatgatgattttaatattactaataattatgaGTTTGATGTCTACTGCAGAAGCGGTGAACATGAACGTCAGAAGCTGGAGCTTTTGAAGGCCTTGAGATTGTCGCAGACGCGCGCGCGAGAGGCGGAGAAGAGGGCTGCTAGTTTGGCAGAGGAGAGAGATTTTATCTCCAAAGCCATGTTTCAGGATTCTCTGAGGCTGTTGGCTTACCGCCATTGGACGAGATTGCTTGAGTTCCAAGTTTCAAAGCTGCACTCACAATCACAACAAAACCATGGGGGCGATGATGATCGTGGTGGCGACGATGGAATCGAGGCGTCCTCATGGTTCATGGCTTTGGCGTTTTGTTTGGGCATTATGGGCGTCGTATTTAGTGCTtattttttctga
- the LOC102627101 gene encoding RING-H2 finger protein ATL52-like gives MGFKFDLRKPLLKVDYNTSTAPFNPGKNDSGSSSSSCLIGCRKCKCQGDFDYPPPLPLAPPAGDGSHAKQLVTMGMIVVSCIIAGTLLFGILCAAVRVCRSRRNNSRRTNPPIIFATQEDFFDEDHGPVLDHPIWYINTIGLPQSVIDSIAVFKYKKDVGLIEGTDCSVCLSEFQEDESLRLLPKCNHAFHISCIDTWLRSHTNCPLCRAPILSGAFVAQASESEPNSNDSDSRNEIMVVNSENSSGEGSDNVGGGTGEVRNGNDNNNGSLPVEDERTVDDSMKILPHLKTRNCDSGCRVLSDLAESRRMVEEDTQPMRRSVSLDASAASMIYNAVTEGVVHVKHQGNMDAQLGKSKSSKSKIVFKRGSGSSSPSICRLVKSSSIGSSLQKGPMLMKRSHSSIGKLPSSRHSRRYSALPL, from the coding sequence ATGGGGTTTAAATTTGATCTTAGAAAACCGCTACTAAAAGTCGATTACAATACTAGCACAGCCCCGTTTAATCCAGGAAAAAATGATTCTGGTTCGTCTTCATCATCATGCTTGATCGGCTGCCGAAAGTGTAAGTGCCAAGGCGATTTCGATTATCCTCCTCCCTTGCCTCTAGCACCGCCGGCTGGTGATGGATCACATGCAAAGCAATTAGTTACTATGGGTATGATTGTCGTGTCTTGCATCATTGCTGGTACGCTTCTTTTTGGTATTTTGTGTGCAGCTGTAAGAGTTTGTCGTTCAAGGAGAAATAATTCAAGAAGAACTAATCCGCCAATAATTTTTGCTACGCAAGAGGATTTTTTTGATGAAGATCATGGACCTGTTTTGGATCATCCCATATGGTACATCAATACTATTGGTCTTCCACAATCTGTGATTGATTCTATTGCAGTGTTTAAGTACAAAAAAGATGTGGGTTTGATTGAAGGAACAGATTGCTCTGTTTGCTTGAGTGAGTTTCAGGAAGATGAGAGCCTTAGGCTATTGCCCAAGTGTAACCATGCCTTTCACATTTCTTGTATTGACACTTGGTTAAGGTCGCATACAAATTGCCCTTTGTGTCGCGCTCCTATACTCTCCGGTGCATTTGTTGCTCAAGCCAGTGAATCAGAGCCTAACTCGAATGATTCAGATTCAAGAAATGAAATCATGGTGGTGAATTCGGAGAACTCTAGCGGAGAGGGAAGTGATAACGTGGGAGGTGGGACTGGTGAAGTTAGAAAtggaaatgataataataatggttCATTGCCAGTTGAAGATGAGCGTACTGTTGATGATTCAATGAAGATTTTGCCTCATTTGAAAACTAGAAATTGTGATTCTGGTTGTCGGGTACTAAGTGATTTAGCTGAGAGTCGGCGAATGGTTGAAGAAGATACTCAACCAATGAGACGGTCAGTTTCACTAGATGCATCAGCAGCCTCTATGATTTATAATGCTGTAACGGAAGGTGTCGTACATGTTAAGCATCAAGGAAATATGGACGCTCAGTTGGGGAAATCCAAGAGTTCTAAATCGAAGATTGTTTTCAAGAGGGGTAGCGGAAGTTCAAGTCCAAGCATATGCAGATTAGTGAAAAGTTCTTCAATTGGGTCTTCTCTGCAGAAGGGGCCTATGTTGATGAAAAGGTCTCATTCATCCATTGGGAAGTTGCCATCATCCCGACATAGTAGACGGTATTCAGCCCTTCCCTTATGA
- the LOC107178826 gene encoding uncharacterized protein LOC107178826: MAIILRYVDCDGFIRERFFEIVNVDEIKALTLKNEICNVLAQYNLLVENLRGQGYDGASNMAGEWNGLQYLFLNDCLYAYYVHCFAHRLQLVLVAVSKEVHEVWLFFSKLSSIINFASASFKRYFELKSAREKEIIDLIALEELETGTGANQVRTSQRAGDTRWSSHFTSVSRFIEMFGATLEVLGKMINAGSSRDMRGEAKGAYREMKSYEFVFIFLLLNKVLEISDILCRALQTKSLDILNALNYVSSTKRLLQEFRDSGWDDFMRSVVSFCEKYDITMLDMSDCYMEDFQLMELNSRFSEQTVELLTLSSALDPVDGFKSFDIDNICSLTEKFYPHDFTLNEVFALRREL; the protein is encoded by the exons ATGGCtattattttgagatatgTTGATTGTGATGGTTTTATTCGAGAACGTTTCTTTGAAATTGTGAATGTCGATGAAATAAAGGCATTGACTTTAAAGAATGAGATATGCAATGTGCTTGCTCAGTACAATcttttagttgaaaatttaaGAGGTCAAGGGTATGATGGTGCTAGTAATATGGCGGGTGAATGGAATggattacaatatttatttctcaatgATTGTCTGTATGCTTATTATGTACATTGTTTTGCTCATCGACTACAACTCGTATTAGTTGCGGTATCTAAAGAAGTGCATGAGGTATGGCTATTTTTTTCGAAGTTGAGTTCTATTATTAACTTTGCTAGTGCTTCTTTCAAGCgttattttgagttaaaatctgctagagaaaaagaaattatagatTTGATAGCTTTAGAAGAGCTTGAGACTGGTACAGGGGCTAATCAAGTTAGAACTTCACAAAGGGCTGGAGATACACGTTGGAGCTCACATTTTACTTCAGTTAGTAGGTTTATTGAGATGTTTGGTGCAACTCTTGAAGTTTTaggaaaaatgattaatgCTGGATCTAGTCGAGATATGCGTGGGGAAGCTAAAGGTGCATATAGGGAGATGAAATCCTATGagtttgtgtttatttttcttttattgaataaaGTTCTCGAAATTTCTGATATTCTTTGTCGAGCATTACAGACAAAATCACTGGACATCTTGAATGCTTTGAACTATGTCTCAAGTACAAAAAGACTTTTGCAAGAGTTTCGAGATAGTGGATGGGATGATTTTATGAGAAGTGTAGTATCTTTCTgtgaaaaatatgatattactATGCTTGATATGAGTGATTGTTATATGGAAG ATTTTCAATTGATGGAGTTAAATAGTAGATTCTCTGAGCAAACTGTGGAACTCCTCACTTTGAGCTCGGCATTGGATCCAGTTGATGGGTTCAAATCATTTGATATAGACAATATTTGTTCTCTTACTGAGAAATTTTATCCTCATGATTTCACTCTAAATGAGGTGTTTGCTTTGAGAAGAGAATTATAA